Proteins encoded by one window of Mesorhizobium sp. INR15:
- a CDS encoding polysaccharide biosynthesis/export family protein, translated as MFEAFRGGILKSRTARLAAACVALSLAVPHVASAGDYHLGSQDKLTIRIAEWQTVEGTFRDWSAVNGEYTVGPAGTLSVPFVGELPASGKTTTEVAAAISEGLQRKLALSDRPEASVEMALYRPFYISGEVQTPGQYPCVPELTVLKAISVAGGLRHSADTGQRYDRDLINAKGNYDVLEDQRVRLIVKRARIEAEMADKSTFDVPKEVADDPKLPSIVADEMAILAADQKKLKLQLQSLDDLKNLLQSEIESLQKKVVNQQRQVELAKQELTGIGSLAQKGLVANTRVLNSERSIADLEGQILDYDTAILTARQSISKATQDGIDAENTQNATLATDRQQAEADLNEATLKLGMNKGLMTEALSGNPGSQQLANDQPAISFALVRIVDGKTSEIPAREDTPVLPGDVIKVKLAPLASQ; from the coding sequence ATGTTTGAAGCCTTTCGCGGCGGCATTCTCAAGAGCCGTACGGCCCGGCTTGCGGCGGCCTGTGTTGCCTTGTCGCTTGCTGTTCCCCATGTCGCCTCGGCTGGAGACTACCATCTCGGATCGCAGGACAAGCTCACCATTCGAATTGCCGAATGGCAGACCGTCGAAGGCACATTCCGGGATTGGTCGGCGGTAAACGGCGAATACACGGTCGGCCCGGCGGGTACGCTGTCGGTGCCCTTCGTCGGCGAGCTTCCAGCCTCCGGCAAAACCACCACCGAGGTCGCCGCCGCGATAAGCGAGGGGCTGCAGCGCAAACTCGCCCTTTCGGACAGACCAGAAGCCTCGGTGGAGATGGCGCTCTACCGGCCATTCTACATTTCGGGCGAGGTTCAGACCCCTGGGCAATATCCATGCGTGCCCGAACTTACGGTGCTGAAAGCCATCAGCGTTGCCGGCGGGCTGCGCCACAGCGCCGATACGGGCCAGCGCTATGATCGTGACCTGATCAATGCCAAGGGCAATTATGACGTTCTTGAGGACCAGCGGGTCCGCCTGATCGTCAAGCGCGCCCGCATCGAAGCGGAAATGGCTGACAAATCGACGTTCGACGTCCCGAAGGAAGTCGCCGACGACCCAAAACTGCCAAGCATCGTTGCCGACGAGATGGCGATCCTGGCCGCGGACCAGAAGAAGCTGAAGCTGCAACTGCAGTCGCTCGACGACCTGAAGAACCTGCTGCAAAGCGAGATCGAATCGCTGCAGAAAAAGGTCGTCAACCAGCAGCGGCAGGTCGAACTGGCAAAGCAGGAGCTTACCGGCATCGGTTCACTGGCGCAGAAGGGCCTGGTCGCCAACACGCGGGTTTTGAATTCCGAGCGGTCGATCGCCGATCTGGAAGGTCAGATCCTCGATTATGACACGGCCATCCTCACCGCCAGGCAGTCGATCAGCAAGGCGACGCAGGACGGGATCGACGCCGAGAACACGCAGAATGCAACCCTCGCCACCGACCGGCAGCAGGCGGAGGCGGACCTCAACGAGGCAACGCTGAAGCTTGGTATGAACAAGGGCCTGATGACCGAAGCCCTGTCGGGCAATCCCGGCTCGCAGCAGCTAGCCAATGACCAGCCTGCCATATCCTTCGCGCTGGTGCGGATCGTTGACGGCAAGACCAGCGAGATTCCGGCGCGCGAGGATACGCCCGTGCTGCCCGGCGACGTCATCAAGGTGAAACTGGCGCCGCTGGCCAGCCAGTAA
- a CDS encoding sugar transferase produces MRDVAKSATADFPQAGIDFPPPIGGLLKRSFDIAGSLVGLIALSPLFVMVALLVKFSDGGSIFYGHRRIGRGGRVFPCLKFRTMVPNGEMVLAAYLAANPDANAEWISTRKLKNDPRVTRVGAVLRKLSLDELPQIINILQGDMSLVGPRPVVRDELEIYGSAAVYYLKSRPGLTGLWQVSGRNDVSYDSRVAFDRHYVENWSLFEDVRIIIKTVPAVWMSRGSY; encoded by the coding sequence ATGAGGGACGTCGCCAAGTCAGCCACTGCGGATTTTCCGCAAGCTGGCATTGATTTTCCGCCGCCGATCGGCGGCCTGCTCAAGCGAAGCTTTGATATTGCTGGTTCACTGGTCGGCCTGATTGCACTCAGCCCACTGTTTGTGATGGTCGCATTGCTCGTCAAATTCTCCGACGGCGGTTCGATTTTTTACGGCCACCGGCGAATCGGGCGTGGAGGGCGGGTATTCCCCTGCCTCAAGTTCCGCACCATGGTTCCGAACGGTGAAATGGTGCTAGCCGCCTATCTGGCCGCCAATCCGGACGCCAACGCCGAGTGGATTTCGACCCGCAAGCTGAAGAACGACCCACGCGTCACGCGTGTCGGGGCTGTCTTGCGGAAGCTCAGCCTTGATGAACTGCCGCAGATCATCAACATCCTGCAGGGCGACATGAGCCTCGTCGGACCACGCCCCGTGGTGCGTGACGAGTTGGAAATCTACGGCAGCGCCGCCGTCTACTATCTGAAGTCACGCCCCGGCCTGACTGGCCTTTGGCAGGTCAGCGGACGCAACGATGTCTCCTATGACAGCCGCGTTGCCTTTGATCGTCACTATGTCGAAAACTGGTCGCTGTTCGAAGATGTCCGCATCATCATCAAGACCGTCCCTGCCGTCTGGATGTCACGCGGCTCTTACTGA
- a CDS encoding DapH/DapD/GlmU-related protein → MNIYRVRRYLKGTIFTAIWRARGIGIADRVSVLGVPPHIAGKGTIKLGSLVSFRGFGSRSWFHVLGNASLSIGSRSFINSGVMIDVSAAVSIGKNCLIGDCVVIQDSNYHEIDEGSGVKTKAVVIGDNVWIGRNSIILPGVEIGDHSVVGAGSVVTKSVPPRSLIAGNPAKLIREIVASADYIRS, encoded by the coding sequence GTGAATATCTATCGGGTCCGAAGGTATCTCAAAGGTACGATTTTCACCGCCATCTGGAGAGCCAGGGGCATAGGAATAGCCGACCGCGTTTCAGTGCTTGGCGTGCCACCTCACATCGCGGGCAAGGGCACCATTAAACTTGGCTCCCTTGTTTCCTTCCGCGGCTTTGGATCGCGATCATGGTTCCATGTGCTTGGTAACGCCAGCCTGTCGATAGGCTCCAGATCATTCATAAACAGCGGCGTCATGATCGATGTTTCCGCTGCGGTAAGCATTGGGAAGAACTGCCTTATCGGCGATTGCGTTGTCATTCAGGATTCAAATTATCACGAGATCGACGAAGGCTCCGGCGTCAAGACGAAGGCCGTCGTGATCGGCGACAATGTATGGATCGGCCGCAATTCCATAATTCTGCCTGGGGTCGAAATTGGAGATCACAGCGTGGTTGGAGCCGGTTCGGTGGTCACGAAAAGTGTTCCTCCGCGCAGCCTGATTGCCGGCAATCCCGCCAAGCTGATTCGCGAGATCGTGGCGTCAGCTGACTACATCCGCTCCTAG